The genomic segment tgtctctgtatattCTAGCTATGTTCTCATGTACAAATATTGATATCAAAAATTATACAGCACAATTCTCACCATTTTCCTTTACAAGAACTTTGATTAGTGAACATTAAATGATTCACAAGTTTAGATgaactcaaaaacaaaaatggtgCCGGCCTCAGTAGGTAAAATATAGATATAACAAACACGTAACTAAAATCTGCTTCAGGCACAACTTAAATAAAGGCATTTGTGAAAATTATCATATCAAATATGGCGCTTATGTCCAGTATCCATAGGCCTAAAAAAATGCTATGACCACTTTTATTTACAAACAGCTAAAATCTCTGACAGATTCATGCTTCACTTCACAACCTGAATTTGTCCTTAAAGTGCATGCAATAATAAGCAGTTTTACCAAGTGGGATCTTGAGTTGTGATAAGATAAATGGGCTGATCAAGCTTATGCCAATCGAGTCTACAtatcaaatgaaagaaaagatcAGAACTGCCTAGAAAAGTGAGGGTCCACAGTATACTGTATGCATAAGCACAAAATGGAAGTATgactggaaaataaaaataaaaaaaactctgaCTATCCAGTGACCCCATACAGTAATATTCACATTcagagaataaaataaaaagaacaaaatgaaactagtaaaaaacaaaaaaaacaaaaccaaaacaaagcagCTTAACACCACGGGGGAATCCGTAGCTCACATTCCACAATGTCCCTCCATGTAACACACATTAAGCCTCATATGAACAAGATGGGTTTCTACTTAAACATATCAAAGTGCCCATTTTACTAAAATTTCCTGATTTATTCAATTCATACCAAAAGGAGAAAATGGCATGGAGGAAAGAGTCTTTTATTTCAGACACATAGGCTTTTGAGTTACACTGACTAGGTTTGACTTTTATTGACATGTTGTTGTGTAGATTCTTTTGTTTTACCCCCCCTCCCTTTAAAGTTTCACAAAAGAGGCTCTCATTGCACGCAACACCCCAATTCAAAGATGCAATATCTAAGAGCGATGTAAAGTAATCCAGTTTTGTCACCCCGGGTGGGACAAACGGTCAAGTGGACGTGAAAAGGGCACGGATATGTTGTCCTTTAGAGATAAATCCACTTTCATCTGTTGTCTTCTTTGGGGAAGTCTATAGATCCCAGGCTTCCAAAGCCGAGGCTTCTACTTTCTGTGTCAAAAGCATTAATTTCTCTGTCCTGACGTTCCAACAAGTGCTTAATCCGTTCGGTACGTTCCTTCTGAAGTGCAGCCAGTTCCTCCTCAATCTGCAATGAAAACACAGCATGGTAAAcattttaatggaattagattcATTTTaacctattttttttaatctgtaatgGCATTATGGTTGGAGATGCAACAAGCGCTGGTTAAATGTTGCCTATATGCAAAGGAGCTAAAGCTATCCAAAACTTGGAATCCAGCTGCCTCGGTATGAGCAAAGGATCAAAGCAGCCATGAGGAAAATCATGGAGacgagtgaaaaaaagaaaaaatgtcgaCGTCCTCGTATCTGGTTAAGTTATAAACATATTGAAAAATAATGTAAGTAACTGACAATTGTTTTGTTACATAAATCTACTGTATCTGCTTTTTTTTGGTAAGGTAAAATATGTAAAGTAAAGGTGCAGATCCTGTAACTTACTGAACTTTGAGGCGAACTGTAAAAGTTTCTTTTATTATAATAACAATATCCTCTATTgaagaaaagtttatttttgcTCATATATGCTGTCATTCATAGTTCTTAGTAAGAAAttgaataagaaaaaaataggaGTAGGAGGAAAACTGGAAATCAGAATCAACGGCAAAAAAATCAGCTGTTGCATCATAATTGTTGTCAGTAATTTCAACATGTTTACTATATATAAAGACGTGGCAAAAACCTATTACTACATTTCCATTCATATTTTTGTTCAGTTGACGAAAAACTGGGTCTTTATGGGTCTTTTTGGCTTCAGGCTCGTATTTAATATCAGAAAACCATGCTCTGTTGGGTAGTGAAACACTTGCCCAATGAAGGCAGTGTAGACAATCAAGACAATAAGACCAaagcaggaaagaaaaacaaaacaaatcaaacaaaaaaacacataggaagtgaaaaagtaaaattaaactaGATTCAACTAGTCATGGGAAGAAGGCATCGGAGGAGGAGATAGGGTACACTGAGGGAACAAATCACACATTGAAACCCAGAATTGCAGATTCATAAGAGTAAGCAAATACTTGTAAATcaaaactaaagtaaaaagaGAATCGCAATATGGTCCTTAAAGGTCCAAAAACTGGAAACCCTGGGTCCCACACTGGGTATAGACCTGGAGATTTCCGAATTCCTTCTGCTACtcctatcagcagtcacatcatcaataaacactaatgACCCAGTGCCACTGGCAGCCTTACATGCACGTATTATAACACTGGCCTCACCATGAGTGACAGAAGACGTGGAATGCTTTGAatcatgagctgtttctctcaCTCTCCCACACTTTTCTCTTCCCTTCATTCTGGTAAAGGttaatcttggtttcatctgttcAAATGATTTTCAGCACTATGCAGGTTCTTTGTGATGTTTTTAGCAAAGTGTAATCTGAAGACTTCTTTTCTTaaacatggaaataattctgtcatgGCCCACTTgatggatttattttgttttattagcCTAACGATGGACTGCACCTCAGCATGATGTTTATTTTACAAGTTATGGTCCAAGTTATTGTGAAACAGGTGATAATGGAGGGGATACATTAGACCATGTGTCTGTgtagtgtcttttttttccttttcactgcTCACTTGTGTTGTCTGTTTTCAAAAAAGTGAGACAGCAACAGACAAAATAACAAACTTCAGTTCGCAAAAAAGAGAATCCAAATGCCATCGTTTATATACAGTGTGTGGCATTTTGTCATTTCAAGTATCAGACAAATAAAAACCAGAGAATTTCCTCCTTAGCCTGAGGAGGCAGGAATGTGTGACCCAGGTTTAACTATCTAAAACCGTACTTCATTCAAAACTAGAAACGGCGATTTCACAGTGTCATTAGAAGAAGACTCAGAACAACCACCAAATTATCCCTACAAGATGTTATGAAATTACTTTTTACGATCTTTCAGTTTGAAACAAAAGTGGTGAACAGAACAACGCTGTCATCATTAGAGTCCTGCCATATCATGGCTTTCCTATATTATGAATAAAACAATACGCATATTTACCATGTTGTCTATATCCACGGTGCACTTGACTACAAACAAAAGCGCCACTGTTATGTTGTTGTCAGCTGATAAATTGTCTCTCTGGATGCAGATCTATCTACCTACCTATCTGGCATCATTTTCATAAAATATGGTATCATGCTGGATTTATTTTAGAATAGCTTTGATGGTAAACATACCTTCTGTTCAAGGTGCGCTCTCCGTATGGAGACCTTCTGCTCAAGTTTCTGCTGCTCGCGCTCATGTTGGGTCTCCATCTGTGACTTGGTTTTTTTCTGGTAAGCGTCCAGGAGTTCCATCTcttgcttcagctgctgcttcaGAGCTTGGCACTCTGTTTCCTGCTCCGCTTCTAATCGCATCTAGAAACACGGCGAGACAGAGTTAGCGTCAAACATCAGAGAGTGTGGCTGTTGaaatttcagcttcttgtgTTGACGAACGAGCCCCGTTTCAGCTGTTTATAACAAAGTGCTGCATACCGCTTGTGAAGCCATCATCTCATTGATGCTCTTCTCGTACTGCTCAGCCAGTATGGCCAACTTGCGTGTCTGCTCCTCTTTCAGGCCCTTCAGGATGGTTTTATGGTCACCTTTGGGAGACACCTCTAGCTGATGGTTCCTAAGAGCCTTGTACTGCTTATTCTGCACCTTACATGTGTCCTGAAACTGTTTTTTGATCTGCATCTCCAGTGTCTGCAACAGAGATAATGATTAAATGTTAGTCTCATGCTCTTTTCTTGGTACATTTAAAGTTAAAGCCGACTGGTTCAGTCGGTTGTTCATAACTCAACTGATTGATTAGGCTTGTGGATTCAAAACCTGAGGACTCTGCTCAATCTACCCTTTCAAAGTATACAAAATAAAGttgtatgaataaataaataatttgtttGCAGCGCCCTTGAACATTTATTTCCATAAGTGGGCTTCTGACCACTGTGCTATTAGATAAAGAGAGACGAGATTTAAACTTGTGAAGGCTGTAACACACGTTTTGGAGGAAGCAGTTCTCATGGCAAcgtgattaatggttttctacAGGTGACTACCTGGCTAAATATTTCAGTCAGGTCGAATGCTATGAATGCATtgcacagcagctgcagagctTCAGCGTAAACGCATGACTTCATGAGGTTATTATGTAGAAGTTCATGGGATGTAAACTCTCCACCACACAGAATAGCAGCAAAGAGTAAATCTCGGGCACCTTGAGGTTTCTGGGCTGCTGTCGTTGCTCCAGAGTGTGTTTTCTGTGCAGTTCCCTTTGCCGACGGCTATTGTACTCCTCCTGGTTTTCAAGCTCTGTCTGGTGCTGCAGCCGCATGAGTTCGATGCGCAGCTTCTGGAGCATCTGCAGCTGCCTGCGCTCCAGGTCCTGGGTGGACTCATCCTGCCGGATCATCAGGGCATGCTCCATCTCCTTCTGGGTCCTCTTCTTGTTCAGCTCCTGGGACACGAAAATGGACCATTTTGAAAGACAGTATTAATTTGTCATATATCTTAATAcaggttttcttctttttcttttttaattttcattatttCTGATTTAATGTTAAAGCTTCTATCTATCTCCATGTGTTTCTCTTTgctgaaatacatgaaaactatGCAAGTGACATGCAGTTACAATGCCAGTCCTTCCCTGGGAAACCCTTTTCCACTGTGGAAGAAAAACCCTTGCACTCTGTACAACACCTggatttttgagttttttaaccttttcttGGTTGTTATCATTAATTGTAAAATGAATGCCTCAGAGTTTCTATACCGTTGGTGAGTGCACCAGAAGATATCCCTTTATGAATGATATCCTATGATCTATAATTGtcattaatgtaaataactaaaCATTATCCAAGAAATTACTAACAGTAAAAGTAACTCTTAGTTGCTTCCTTCAAGCTACAAAAAGTTGTTGCGTCCACAAAGCTtctgaaaacagaaacaatCATCCCAAAAGTGGGTGACTAACTGTGAACGCTGTTTCATGGTGGtatattcttcttctttcagctgctccctttaagGGTCATCAGAGTGGATCATCTTCCTTCACCTCACCCGATCCCTGGTATCcacctctgtcacaccaaccctctgcgtGTCCTCTTTCACTTCATCTGTGGACcttctctgaggtcttcctctctTCCTGCATTGCAGCTTTATACTCAACATActtgtccaatatatccactatccctcctctccacatgtccaaaccatctcaatcTTGactgcctctctaactttgtctccaaactgctcaacctgagcttttcctctgatgtactcattgcTAATCCTGTGCATCTTGGTCATTCCCAGTGAAAATGTTAACGTCTTCAGCTCCACTGtttccaaaccatacatcacagcAAGTCATGATttcatcttgtaaaccttctttttctctctcgctgctatccttctgtcacaaatcacctctcacactcatctccacccatTCCACCCTGcttgcactctcttcttcacctctctgtcCGTTGCTTTGGATGGCTGACCCCAGGCATTTACACTCATCCAccctctgctcttctctctgtagcttcactgttacaccatcctccctctcattcacagtCTTGGTGGCACATAATGTTATGTAACATCAGGATATTGTATTACTGTACCTCTCTCAGTTGCTCCTGTTCAAACTCATGTTTCCTGAGCAGACTCCGGCGTTTCAGAGCCCTGCAGCTGCGATCGTACACCAGCCTCTGCTGGGCCAGCAGGTGAGCTTCCTCCTCAGCCTGAGAGCGCTGCATTGTTTCTTTGTGCCTCGACAGACGCTCCTGCTTTTCCTCCTTGGGTATACAAGGGTCATTGTCCATCTCCTGCAACGCAGCACAAACCGTGTGAATGGACTTTGGACAAAGTGAAGATTTTCTCAAAGAATACATGCTTCGCGTGCAACTTCATAAACTTATTTGTTGATGATATTTACTTCCTTGATCTTGTCTTTGCAAAGCCTGTATTCCTTTTTCTGGTTTTCTAAGAAAGAAGTCAGCTCTTTCTTTTGCTGAGCAACAATCTGTTGCTGGATCCTCCTCTCTTCTGCTGCAACTGACTTCATCTGTGAAGACACATTCAAATAATCAGATTATCACCTTTTTATAGAATCCCTTCCTTACATAGACACAAGTGCAGCTCAGAGTGAGTTACATCACTCTTTAGTTTTCATCTCATTCACAAATAACACCTGCTGCTGAGGCTGTACCTCTTTGTCTGTTTGAGCAACATGGCGTTTGGCCAGTCTTTCCAGCTCAATGTAAGTGTTGTTCGCATGTGTCTCCAATTCCTTCTGCAGCCGGAGCCTATGCTCATCCATCTCGGCCTTTAGCCTGTTCTCCAGGGCGATCAGCTGCTTCTGGTGCTGTCGCCGCATGCGCTTATACCCAGACATCTGCACCCGCAGCTCAAAGTCCTGCTCATGCTCCTCGATCTACCTGATGCCCTACATGGAAGAATATGGGAAGCAGGAAGTGAAAGAAATCGAGCAGCCAGAAACATGAAGCCACACACCgtacagaaaatacaaactGCAAACTAAAGAGCAATCAGAAGCCAGATCAGCAGACATCCAtaacaacatttttttgtttgttttttttaatcatctgaAATTTGTGAGATGCCACTATTCAGGAATCAGCACAACAATCTAAGATGACtgagagaaaattcaacctTTTACAATCagcgagaaaaaaaaagcaaataaactaAATCTCACTGGTAAAAGACATCAAACGGTCATTTACATGGATTACATATAAACGCAATACACACACTTCAAAGCAGGGGCAGAGAGGGAAGCTGAGGATGGAAAAAATGACATCCATTAACAGGATCTGGTTGCCATGACTACAGATGTACAGCTGAGAACACAGACATCCCTTCCCTCCCTCCTCATCCTCGCGCCGccaagcacgcacacacaagctagcgcacacacgcacgcgcaaacacacacgtattttcattgttattattgtcaGTATTATTTGCTCTACGCAAACGGCGGTGAGAGGGAGTTGCGTACCAAAGATGCTGATTTGATGGTGGCAATGTGTTCACAGATCTTGCAGTCGAGAGACCGGCTCTTGCGAGAAGTAGGCCGCAGCTCTGGCCTGGTGTCCCTGTGCACAGCCTCATCCCTCACGCAAGCATGGTCCTGCAGGGAGGGAGGAAAAGGGGGAGATAGTGGGGCTGGGTACTTCCCAGGCCCTCCGCACTCGCTGTTTCTGCTAGAGCCGCTATTACTGCCGAATCGccctgaatgcagcacaaatcCAGCCTTAAATGCATCCTTCCCCTGCTTGTTCCCCCGCTACTGGCTGCAAGTCCTTGCTAAGAGAGAAAAGGGCATTGCCAAACAATTGCAGGCAGCACCGAGAAGGCAGCCACTAGATGAAgtcgctcttttttttttctttttttttctggcgtCCCCCTCTTTCCAAAGAGGAGGAACCGAATGGCTCCGGTGGATACGGGTGAATTATGCAATGCCTACCATTGATGATAATCGGAGAAAGACGGCACAGAGATGTCTTTTACAGCCACTCTTCTTTTCCGTTTCACAATGCCAGAGATGTTTGGGAGGAAATATAGTTTCCCTGCGTTCCTGTGGTCGCATGTAGTGCCATATTTGAAATGATTTGAATCAGATAAGGCACATCCAAACATGGTTTTCCCTCGAATATGTCGCCCGACGATCCGTTTGTATTCCACTCGAATTTCTGTCCTACATTTACAGCGCACTTGGTCATGGTAGGTGGTTCTGGTGCCTTCTATTCATCTCTTTGCTCTGTCCCTCTTCTACACTCCCCCTTCCTTTAAAGAGACACCACAATACTACTGGCACATCTCAACACCGGTGAAGTCATTTCACACAAGAAGAGATGTTCAAACAAACATGCATACGCAGGTGTTCGTAAAGGTACTCGCATCAGTTATTATCACCAGAGCATCTTCTTGAAATCCTAAAATGAAACCATTAAAATTCTATAATGACTTTTACACCTTTTGCATAAAACTGTCTGGTTTTATTTCATCGGAAGCAAATGATGAATTAAACCTACATGTTAATTATTGCAACAATTCTGTAGCTGTCTGTAATTTTCAGCATAGGTAGAGTAACAAGAAAACACTGATGGGTGCTATTATTCCTGCCAGTACTCCATGTGGATGCTGGAGGGAGACAGAGGACATAGAtttgggggtgggtgggggtccCTCTCCGTGGTGCTGAAGGGGCAACCTTCCAGAGAAGAGGTGccagaaactgcagttcctctagtggcCACTGGAGGCTGGCTCCAGAAGTGAGTCGATCCCCATGGGCTCCCGTGTTAAAATATTCAACTTTAGAGCATTTAAAGGCATGATTACCACCTGGTGTTTTTCCCTCATAACAACTCTAAGGGTGGTGATAGAGAGTGTGGAGATAGGGGCATGATCGCTTTAACTATGTGTGTGAAATGTTCAACCAATCTAGGAACCTTGTCTCAGCAGTTTATTCAGTGTGACTTTTTGAAGTAATTTTCTTATCATGCTGTCAGCCACCAAAAAAATTCTGATACAATCCTGGAAGTCTGAGACACCTCAAATATTCAACAGGTGGCTAAAGGGATCCACTTAGAGATTTAGCAGATGTGGATAGAGCATGTAACACAAA from the Oreochromis niloticus isolate F11D_XX linkage group LG7, O_niloticus_UMD_NMBU, whole genome shotgun sequence genome contains:
- the taok3b gene encoding serine/threonine-protein kinase TAO3; translation: MSGYKRMRRQHQKQLIALENRLKAEMDEHRLRLQKELETHANNTYIELERLAKRHVAQTDKEMKSVAAEERRIQQQIVAQQKKELTSFLENQKKEYRLCKDKIKEEMDNDPCIPKEEKQERLSRHKETMQRSQAEEEAHLLAQQRLVYDRSCRALKRRSLLRKHEFEQEQLREELNKKRTQKEMEHALMIRQDESTQDLERRQLQMLQKLRIELMRLQHQTELENQEEYNSRRQRELHRKHTLEQRQQPRNLKTLEMQIKKQFQDTCKVQNKQYKALRNHQLEVSPKGDHKTILKGLKEEQTRKLAILAEQYEKSINEMMASQAMRLEAEQETECQALKQQLKQEMELLDAYQKKTKSQMETQHEREQQKLEQKVSIRRAHLEQKIEEELAALQKERTERIKHLLERQDREINAFDTESRSLGFGSLGSIDFPKEDNR